The Marispirochaeta aestuarii genomic sequence GATAACAGTGTTAACTATTAAAATCATATAGTCGGCCCGTTTCCTGATTGTCCTCGACAGAAGCCTAATCATAATAGTGAAACGTTTCAAGAGAGATGCTGTTTATTTATATCCTTTTTATGATACAATCTTATCGAGAGAAAGAAACTAATGAATGGAAACGGAAAACGAGATAGTTTGACCCTTAAAGATATTGCGCATCTGGCAGGAGTGTCTGTAGGAACGGCTTCAAAGGTGATCAATGGAGTAGGAAATGTCAGCCTTGAACGGCGTATACGAGTTGAAGCTGTTATTGAAAAACTCGGTTATCGTCCCAGCGCTCTCGCTCGAAGTATCAAGAGACGCAAGACAATGGTTATCGGGCTGATTATCCCGAAAATCAAGAATGCCTTTTACATCCAGATAATCGACGCAATAGAAAAGCTGGTCCAGAAAAAGGGATATACACTTTTTTTGGGAAACTCTGACGAGAACCTGTCGACTGAAATCGGGTATTTGCAAACTTTTGCTGCCTTGCGTGTAGATGGATTGATATTAGCCTCTGCCGGGCGCATAGATCCCGGCAAAATAATGAGAGAATTAGATACATTCAAGTCAATGTCGATTCCGGTAGTTTCAATTGTACGTCAGCTTGATGGTTCCCAGCTTGATACGGTTCTTCTGGACAACGTCCAGGGAGCCTATGAGGCTACAAAACATGTACTTGAGATGGGGCATCGTCGAATAGCAATTATATCAAGTCCGGAGCATACCTCCGCCAGCCGGGAGCGTATTGAAGGATATTCTCGTGCTCTCGAAGAGTACAAGCTTCCCTATACAAGAGATATGATAAAAGTAAGCGAAGCCATTCCGGAAAGTGGATATCGGATTACCAAAGAGATTATCGGTATGAGAAATCCCCCAACGGCTCTTTTCGTTGCAAGTAACTATCCGCTTATTGGCAGCTTACAAGCTCTTCGTGATACCGGTCGGACAATACCGGATGATATCTCTCTCATCTGTTTTGACGATCCCGAGTGGAGTCCCTACATAGATCCTCCTTTAACCGCAGTTCATCCCAACACAGATGAGCTGTGTACTGCAGCAGTCAATACTTTGATGGAGAGAATCAATGGCGACTCTTCCGGCCAGCCGGTTTCTGTTCGAATACCGACGCAGCTGATTGTTCGGAAATCTGTTCGGCGGATGTAATTTATAGCAAATAAAAATTTGACAAATAAGAGAACATACTGTAAAATCAGAATGAAACGTTTCATTATCTACTGTGCAAGGTAGCCTGGTGTTTACGGGGATTTACCTCGTGCGGTAGAAAGCGCACTTCTTCAAGGAGGATAGTAAATGAGAGTGAGCAGAGTAGTTCTTTTATTTTTCCTGATCATAGGTTCTGTCGGAATCGCATTTGCTGCCGGGAACCAGGATACGGCAGGTTCTGTCTCTGGTGATGCCCCAAAGGAAATGGTTGTTGCTACATTCCATAGCAAAAAAGGAACTCCATCGGTAGATGGACTTTTTAAGTTCAAAGAGATTCTGGAACAAAAAACAGACAAAATCGATGTTCAGGTTTTCTTCGGAGGTACTATGGGGGGAGAGCGAGAGTTGGTAGAGCAAGTCAAGCTTGGTACTGTTCATATGTGCATCGAAGGATGGGGAACAAAAGGTACCTACCTCAAAAAAGTTATTCCATGGGGAGTACCGTATCTTTTTTCTTCGTCTGAAGAAATTACTGCGACCATTCAAGGAAAAATTGGACAGGAGGTGTCAAGAATATTCGAGAATAACGGAATGGTCTGGGCTGGAGAATACTTTCGCGGCAATCGGCAACTGACCAGCAATATGATGGTTCGAAGCCCTGAGGACCTTAAAGGCCTGAAGCTCCGACTTCCTGAGAATCCTGACTGGATCGTTGTCTGGAAGGAGTTTGGATCACTTCCTACACCCATTCCTTCTCCGGAGGTGTTTGCTGCACTCCAGACAGGTGTAGTAGACGCACAGGAAAATCCGATCTCGTCGAACTATGACAAGCGTTTATGGGAAGTACAAAAATATACAATACTTACCAACCACATCGTTGATCTGGAAGGATATGTTCTAAGCAAGCAATACCTGGACGGACTTTCGCCAGATCTGCGTCAGATAGTTCTCGATTCTGCCAAAGAAGCACTGGAATGGGCGACGGAGACCTCGTTCTCAAATGAAGATACTTTAAAGGCGGATATGGAATCCAAAGGTATGGAGTTTGTGAAGGTTGACTTGAAGCCGTTTCAAGAGACGGCCTTGAGTACAATGCCTCACTTCCAGGAGACCTGGGAGCCATGGGTCATCGATGAGGTGAGAAAGGTTGTAGGCAAATAACATTCACTAGGCAGCCCCTACAGCGGGGCTGCTGCTAAACCTGAATTTCCCTGGAGGTTTTGTGTCTTCTCTTCTTGAAAAAATAGGCAAGGTGGGTGAAGTTCTTGCCGCATGGCTGTTAGCAGCTGTTACAGTTATTGTAGCTTTACAGGTTCTCTTCCGGTATGTTCTTGGCATCATTGCACCATGGACCGAAGAGCTCGCCCGTTACACCGCTGTGTGGATGGTTTATCTTGGTATTATAGTCGCAACAGTAAGGAAGGATCATATCAAGGTCACTGTACTCGTCAACCGCTTTCCTGCGGCCGGAAGGATCAGTGCTGAATTTCTGGCAATTTTTGTTGCTTTTTTTGTCAGCCTTATCGTCTTTATCGGCAGTATTCGACTTATTGCGAACAACTGGCAACAAATGGCGGTTACCATACCGGTAAGTGTAACTGTTCTCTATATCCCCCTCATTATCTTTTCTTCGCTATCAATGCTGGTACTGATCGGGCGGACAGTGGAAATAGTAAAAGGGAGCGCTCGATGAGTATTATTCTGATCTTTACCGGGTTATTGTTAAGTTTTCTGATTCTTGGTGTACCTGTAGCATTTTCGATTGCAGCGACTTCGATTGTATCATTAATCATAAAGCTGGGACTCCCTAACCTTTCGTTCGGGATGATAGCGCAAATGCTGATTTACGGAATAAACAATTTCCCGTTGCTGGCAGTTCCACTCTTCCTCCTCGCCGGAACTATCATGAACTCAGGAGGTATAAGCCGTCGTATATTTGATTTTGCCCAACGCATTGTAGGGAGTTCTCGAGGAGGATTGGCTCATGTCAATATTATTGCCAGTCTGATTTTTTCGGGGATGTCCGGTGCGGCTGCCGCCGATGTAGCCGGCCTGGGACCAATCGAATTGAAAGCAATGAAGGATGCAGGTTATGACGACGACTTCAGCTGTGCTGTTACAGGAGCCTCATCGACAATAGGGCCGATTATTCCACCAAGCGTTCCGATGGTTCTTTACGGGGTGCTTGCTTCGGTGTCTGTCTCCAAGCTTTTTATCGGAGGGATTATTCCCGGATTGCTTCTTGCAGTAACCCTGATGGTATTGAGTGCAGTGATCTCGGCAATAAAAGGTTACCCTCGCGGCGAAGCATGGAATGCGATGAAGATACTTTCGTCTTTGAAAGGGGCATTTTTCGCTTTGCTGACTCCGCTCATCATTATAGGAGGGATTTGGACCGGTGTTTTTACTCCCACTGAAGCTGCCGCGGTTACAGTAGTCTATTCGGTTCTGCTTGGACTTTTCTATCAGGAAAGTTCCTGGCAAGAACTGTTTGAGAACCTAAAGCATGCGGCTGTGACAGCATCTGCCATCATGTTTATTCTGGCGGCTGCAACGATCTATAATGCCGCTTTAGCACGGACACAGATGCCGGAGATGGTTATCAGAGCAGTCTCCGCGGTAAGTGAGAATCCATTTGTCGTGTTGATAATCTTGCAGTTTGTACTCTTTATTGCCGGTTGTTTCATGTCGACCGCGGAGACCATCACCCTTTTTACTCCGCTCTTTATACCGATGCTTGAACAATTCGGTATAGACCCGCTTCATTTTGGTGTTGTCATGGTTCTGAACCTCATGTTAGGGCAACTGACGCCGCCTTTCGGTATTGTTCTGTTTGTTCTATCCCGGGTAGGAAATCTTGATATGGCCAGACTCGTCAAAGCGTGTCTACCTTTTTACATTCCGATACTCGTTGTTTTAATAGCGCTTATTTTATTTCCACCTCTGGTCACCTATCTGCCGAATTTGGTATTCGGAAACTGGTAGCTCTCAGGTGAAAATATAAGAATATAACATCAGAAGGAGAAATACAAATGAAGGAAAAAGAACTTTTCGCATATCAGAAGGATATGAAGTATGTCGTAAACAAAACCAATGGACGGCACTCCACGCTTATCGTGACTAAAGACGATATGGGTGCGGAGAATTTCATCGTAGGAACCCACACAATGGATCCCGGTGGCGGAGCACCTGTTCATACTCATGAAAAAGAAAGTGAGGCAATGTATTTCTACGAAGGGACTGGAATCGCAATTATCGGAGATAAGGAGTATCAGATAACCAAAGATTCTGTAATGTTGGCACCTCCGGGGATTCCTCATGCTATCAGGAATACAGGGAATGGTCCACTTCGCTTTGTTTTTATTTACAATCCTCCGCTTCCGGAACATGTAAGCCGTGAGGAGTACTACAAACGGGCAAAAGACAAGATCTGAGTAGTTTCGGGCCTCGGTTGCTTCCCGAGGCCCTCTTTTTAAAGTAGATATAAGGCGACTAATGATATGAATCACAATTATGATAAGACTTTGCTCGGTATCAGCAGCTATGCTTACCGGTGGGCTTTTGGCTTCGGAGAATTTGTTCCGGATCGTGTGATGCAACCGGAGGACTTGCTCGAACGAGCATACAACTACGGACTGCAATCTGTGCAGCTTTGTGACAACATACCCTTTCTTTGTTATGACGACTCCCGGATACACTCTCTGCATGATCTTGCTTCCGGCTACGGAATCAGTGTTGAAACCGGGATCCGTGGCACTGAACCTGGTATCCTGCGACGAGCGTTAAACATTTCTCAGGGGTTAGGAGCCAAACTGCTTCGTATTGTCGTAGAAGTGGATCGGAAGAGTGATCTTCAGTCACAACTTCGCTCACATGCAGATCGTATTCGTGAAGCATCCAAGGAGGCGAAAGAGAAGGAGATTATTCTCGCCATAGAGAACCATGCTACGATGAGTTCACGTGATATGAATTTCCTGATCGACACAGTAGATCATGAAAACTG encodes the following:
- a CDS encoding LacI family DNA-binding transcriptional regulator, whose translation is MNGNGKRDSLTLKDIAHLAGVSVGTASKVINGVGNVSLERRIRVEAVIEKLGYRPSALARSIKRRKTMVIGLIIPKIKNAFYIQIIDAIEKLVQKKGYTLFLGNSDENLSTEIGYLQTFAALRVDGLILASAGRIDPGKIMRELDTFKSMSIPVVSIVRQLDGSQLDTVLLDNVQGAYEATKHVLEMGHRRIAIISSPEHTSASRERIEGYSRALEEYKLPYTRDMIKVSEAIPESGYRITKEIIGMRNPPTALFVASNYPLIGSLQALRDTGRTIPDDISLICFDDPEWSPYIDPPLTAVHPNTDELCTAAVNTLMERINGDSSGQPVSVRIPTQLIVRKSVRRM
- a CDS encoding TRAP transporter substrate-binding protein, with translation MSRVVLLFFLIIGSVGIAFAAGNQDTAGSVSGDAPKEMVVATFHSKKGTPSVDGLFKFKEILEQKTDKIDVQVFFGGTMGGERELVEQVKLGTVHMCIEGWGTKGTYLKKVIPWGVPYLFSSSEEITATIQGKIGQEVSRIFENNGMVWAGEYFRGNRQLTSNMMVRSPEDLKGLKLRLPENPDWIVVWKEFGSLPTPIPSPEVFAALQTGVVDAQENPISSNYDKRLWEVQKYTILTNHIVDLEGYVLSKQYLDGLSPDLRQIVLDSAKEALEWATETSFSNEDTLKADMESKGMEFVKVDLKPFQETALSTMPHFQETWEPWVIDEVRKVVGK
- a CDS encoding TRAP transporter small permease — encoded protein: MSSLLEKIGKVGEVLAAWLLAAVTVIVALQVLFRYVLGIIAPWTEELARYTAVWMVYLGIIVATVRKDHIKVTVLVNRFPAAGRISAEFLAIFVAFFVSLIVFIGSIRLIANNWQQMAVTIPVSVTVLYIPLIIFSSLSMLVLIGRTVEIVKGSAR
- a CDS encoding TRAP transporter large permease; its protein translation is MSIILIFTGLLLSFLILGVPVAFSIAATSIVSLIIKLGLPNLSFGMIAQMLIYGINNFPLLAVPLFLLAGTIMNSGGISRRIFDFAQRIVGSSRGGLAHVNIIASLIFSGMSGAAAADVAGLGPIELKAMKDAGYDDDFSCAVTGASSTIGPIIPPSVPMVLYGVLASVSVSKLFIGGIIPGLLLAVTLMVLSAVISAIKGYPRGEAWNAMKILSSLKGAFFALLTPLIIIGGIWTGVFTPTEAAAVTVVYSVLLGLFYQESSWQELFENLKHAAVTASAIMFILAAATIYNAALARTQMPEMVIRAVSAVSENPFVVLIILQFVLFIAGCFMSTAETITLFTPLFIPMLEQFGIDPLHFGVVMVLNLMLGQLTPPFGIVLFVLSRVGNLDMARLVKACLPFYIPILVVLIALILFPPLVTYLPNLVFGNW
- a CDS encoding cupin domain-containing protein is translated as MKEKELFAYQKDMKYVVNKTNGRHSTLIVTKDDMGAENFIVGTHTMDPGGGAPVHTHEKESEAMYFYEGTGIAIIGDKEYQITKDSVMLAPPGIPHAIRNTGNGPLRFVFIYNPPLPEHVSREEYYKRAKDKI
- a CDS encoding sugar phosphate isomerase/epimerase family protein — encoded protein: MNHNYDKTLLGISSYAYRWAFGFGEFVPDRVMQPEDLLERAYNYGLQSVQLCDNIPFLCYDDSRIHSLHDLASGYGISVETGIRGTEPGILRRALNISQGLGAKLLRIVVEVDRKSDLQSQLRSHADRIREASKEAKEKEIILAIENHATMSSRDMNFLIDTVDHENCGVCLDTMNSVLLLEKPEETVASLLPHVVSVHFKDFKIVKEPDCYRVVGTCLGAGEIDFPRLLDGILRSVTPYSIHVELYIPSHSTQTRTLQIEEDCVASSVEYLKSLL